A genomic stretch from Dyella sp. M7H15-1 includes:
- the parE gene encoding DNA topoisomerase IV subunit B, giving the protein MSSRYNAADIEVLSGLDPVKRRPGMYTDTTRPNHLAQEVIDNSVDEALAGHAKSIDVIVHTDGSVEVSDDGRGMPVDIHPEEGIPGVELILTRLHAGGKFSGKNYNFSGGLHGVGVSVVNALSNKVEVTILRDGNQHRMTFANGDRISPLEVIGTVPKKKTGTTVRFWADPKYFDTPKISLPKLKHLLRAKAVLCAGLNVKLTDEASGEVSEWYYEDGLRDYLRGELDGAECLPSDLFVHHVTRETEGLDVALTWLPEGELVQESYVNLIPTVQGGTHVNGLRTGLTNAVREFCDIRNLLPRGVKLAPEDVWERLAFVLSTKLQDPQFAGQTKERLSSRNAAALVEGVVHDAFSLWLNQHVDLGERIAQLAIERASARLKAAKQVVRKKITQGPALPGKLADCTATDLTRTELFLVEGDSAGGSAKQARDKEFQAILPLRGKILNTWEVESTSVLASEEVHNLAVAIGCDPGKDDLSGLRYGKVVILADADSDGLHIATLLSALFLRHFPALVREGHVFVAMPPLFRVDVGKQVFYCLDENEKAAMLQRIEREKMKGQVSVTRFKGLGEMNPSQLRESTIYPDTRRLVQLTVEDSDGTAKLMDMLLAKKRASDRKNWLEEKGDLATLEV; this is encoded by the coding sequence ATGAGCAGTCGCTACAACGCCGCCGACATCGAAGTTCTCTCCGGTCTTGACCCCGTCAAGCGCCGCCCAGGCATGTACACCGACACCACGCGCCCGAACCATCTAGCGCAGGAAGTAATCGACAACTCGGTCGACGAAGCGCTGGCCGGCCACGCCAAATCGATCGACGTGATCGTGCATACTGACGGCTCGGTGGAAGTGAGTGACGACGGCCGCGGCATGCCGGTGGACATCCATCCGGAAGAAGGCATTCCCGGCGTCGAGCTGATCCTTACGCGCCTGCATGCGGGCGGTAAATTCTCCGGCAAGAACTACAACTTCTCCGGCGGCCTGCACGGCGTGGGTGTGTCGGTGGTGAATGCGCTGTCGAACAAGGTGGAGGTCACCATCCTGCGCGACGGCAACCAGCACCGCATGACCTTCGCCAATGGCGATCGCATCAGCCCGCTGGAAGTCATCGGTACGGTGCCGAAGAAGAAAACCGGCACCACCGTGCGCTTCTGGGCAGACCCGAAATACTTCGACACACCGAAGATTTCCCTACCCAAGCTCAAGCACCTGCTGCGCGCCAAAGCCGTGCTGTGCGCCGGCCTGAACGTCAAGCTCACCGACGAAGCCAGCGGCGAAGTCAGCGAGTGGTATTACGAAGACGGCCTGCGCGATTACTTGCGCGGCGAACTCGATGGCGCCGAATGCCTGCCGTCCGATCTGTTCGTACATCACGTCACGCGCGAAACGGAAGGTCTGGATGTCGCCCTTACCTGGCTGCCCGAAGGCGAGCTGGTGCAGGAAAGCTACGTCAACCTGATTCCCACCGTGCAAGGCGGCACGCACGTCAACGGCCTGCGCACCGGCCTCACCAATGCCGTGCGCGAATTCTGTGACATCCGCAACCTGCTTCCACGCGGCGTGAAACTGGCGCCGGAAGATGTGTGGGAGCGCCTGGCCTTCGTGCTTTCGACCAAGTTGCAGGACCCACAGTTCGCCGGCCAGACCAAGGAACGCCTGTCCTCGCGCAATGCCGCCGCGCTGGTGGAAGGCGTGGTGCACGACGCCTTCAGCCTATGGTTGAACCAGCATGTGGATCTTGGCGAGCGCATTGCGCAATTGGCGATCGAACGCGCCAGCGCGCGCTTGAAAGCCGCCAAGCAGGTCGTCCGCAAAAAGATCACGCAAGGCCCCGCCCTGCCCGGCAAGCTGGCCGACTGCACCGCCACCGATCTCACCCGCACGGAACTCTTCCTGGTGGAAGGCGACTCGGCCGGCGGCAGCGCCAAGCAGGCGCGCGACAAGGAATTCCAGGCCATCCTTCCGTTGCGCGGCAAGATCCTCAACACCTGGGAAGTAGAATCCACCTCGGTGTTGGCTTCGGAAGAAGTGCACAACCTTGCCGTGGCAATCGGCTGCGATCCGGGCAAGGACGATCTGAGCGGCTTGCGCTACGGCAAGGTGGTCATCCTGGCCGATGCCGATTCCGATGGCTTGCATATCGCCACCCTGCTCAGCGCACTCTTTCTGCGCCACTTCCCGGCCCTGGTGCGCGAAGGGCATGTATTCGTGGCGATGCCGCCGCTCTTTCGCGTCGACGTGGGCAAGCAGGTGTTCTATTGCCTGGATGAAAACGAAAAAGCCGCAATGCTCCAACGCATCGAACGCGAGAAGATGAAAGGCCAGGTCAGCGTGACCCGCTTCAAGGGCCTGGGCGAAATGAATCCCTCGCAATTGCGTGAATCCACCATCTATCCCGACACGCGCCGCCTGGTGCAGCTCACCGTGGAAGACAGCGATGGCACTGCCAAGCTGATGGACATGCTGTTGGCCAAGAAGCGCGCCAGCGACCGCAAGAATTGGCTGGAAGAAAAAGGCGACCTCGCCACACTCGAAGTCTGA
- a CDS encoding aminopeptidase P family protein encodes MSAPIPARIADLREAMSRHGIAACLVPTADPHLSEYLPAHWQARQWLCGFDGSAGTLLVTATEAGLWTDSRYFSQAEQQLAGTGIALMKQRISHAPEHLTWLQHHLHKGDVIAIAGDSVSVGTQRQISSLLGNDDITLRVDLDLPGMIWPNRPALPKAPVVEHALSYAGTPRGEKFDKLRHALRKQHATHHLVSSLDDIAWLTNLRGSDVECNPVFLAHLLVETEGASTLFIDRSKLSDGLVAALAEDGIRMTDYTALGDALGELGSSHALLFDPGRVVSAVLQAVRPEVRRIEGANPSTISKACKNKIELDHIREVMRRDGAALVCAFRRLEERLTAGMTQTELDVDTLLREERSAQPNFVGESFATIAGYMENGALPHYRATPEAHNTLQRHGLLLIDSGGQYQGGTTDITRVLALGPTTSEQRRDATLVMKGMIALSRARFPKGASGPQLDALARAPLWASGMDYGHGTGHGVGYFLNVHEGPQGIRPPVTGGALVPLEPGMISSIEPGLYKPARHGIRHENLAVVIEADQTEFGAFYAFETLTLCPFDRRALEPNLLNPEERAWLDDYHVSVRAALAPLLEDADLAWLEKHCAPL; translated from the coding sequence ATGAGCGCACCGATCCCCGCCCGTATCGCAGATTTGCGAGAGGCTATGTCCCGGCATGGCATCGCCGCCTGCCTTGTTCCGACTGCCGATCCACATTTGTCCGAATACCTGCCCGCACATTGGCAGGCACGTCAGTGGCTTTGCGGTTTCGATGGCTCGGCCGGCACCTTGCTCGTTACCGCCACCGAAGCGGGATTGTGGACCGACTCGCGCTACTTCTCACAGGCAGAACAACAGCTTGCAGGTACGGGTATTGCGCTGATGAAGCAGCGCATCTCACACGCGCCCGAACATCTCACATGGTTGCAGCATCATCTTCATAAGGGTGACGTGATTGCCATCGCGGGTGACAGTGTTTCGGTGGGCACACAGCGGCAAATTAGCAGTCTACTCGGCAACGACGACATCACACTACGTGTCGACCTGGATCTTCCGGGCATGATCTGGCCTAATCGCCCCGCCCTGCCCAAGGCGCCGGTGGTTGAACACGCCTTGAGTTACGCCGGTACACCACGTGGCGAAAAATTCGACAAGCTGCGTCACGCACTGCGCAAGCAGCATGCGACCCATCATTTGGTATCCAGCCTCGACGACATCGCCTGGCTTACCAACCTGCGCGGCAGCGATGTCGAGTGCAATCCGGTGTTCCTCGCGCACTTGCTGGTTGAGACGGAAGGTGCATCGACGCTGTTTATCGACCGCAGCAAACTCAGCGACGGCCTGGTTGCGGCCCTGGCGGAAGACGGTATCCGCATGACCGATTACACCGCGCTCGGCGATGCACTGGGCGAACTTGGCAGCAGCCATGCCTTGCTGTTCGATCCGGGGCGTGTGGTCAGTGCGGTGCTACAAGCAGTCAGGCCCGAGGTAAGGCGCATCGAAGGCGCTAATCCATCGACGATCTCTAAAGCATGCAAGAACAAGATCGAGCTAGACCATATTCGCGAAGTGATGCGCCGCGACGGCGCCGCGCTGGTGTGTGCGTTCCGCCGGCTGGAGGAGCGCCTCACCGCCGGCATGACCCAGACCGAGCTGGACGTGGATACCTTGTTGCGCGAGGAACGTTCGGCCCAACCGAACTTTGTTGGCGAGAGTTTCGCCACCATCGCCGGTTATATGGAAAACGGCGCGCTGCCGCACTACCGCGCCACGCCTGAAGCGCATAACACCTTGCAGCGCCATGGCCTGCTGCTGATCGATTCTGGCGGCCAATACCAAGGCGGCACCACGGATATCACGCGCGTGCTGGCCCTGGGGCCGACCACCTCCGAGCAGCGCCGCGACGCCACTTTGGTGATGAAAGGCATGATCGCCCTCTCACGCGCCCGTTTCCCGAAAGGCGCGAGCGGCCCGCAGCTCGATGCACTGGCCCGCGCACCGCTATGGGCGTCCGGCATGGACTATGGTCATGGCACCGGCCACGGCGTGGGCTACTTCCTTAATGTGCACGAAGGCCCGCAGGGTATCCGTCCACCTGTTACAGGCGGTGCGCTGGTGCCGCTAGAGCCCGGCATGATCAGCTCGATCGAACCTGGCTTATATAAGCCGGCACGCCACGGCATCCGGCATGAAAACCTGGCCGTGGTGATCGAGGCCGATCAGACCGAATTCGGCGCGTTCTACGCCTTTGAGACATTGACCCTGTGCCCGTTTGATCGCCGCGCTCTGGAGCCGAACCTGCTCAATCCCGAGGAACGGGCCTGGCTGGACGATTACCACGTCTCCGTGCGCGCGGCGCTGGCGCCACTGCTGGAGGATGCGGATCTGGCGTGGTTGGAGAAACATTGCGCACCGCTGTAG
- the cyoA gene encoding ubiquinol oxidase subunit II, whose protein sequence is MNKCSLVSALRWSCAGLAVFLSGCNLEVLSPKGDVGMQEKSLILIATGLMLLVVIPVIAMTLIFAWRYRASNTKATYAPKWSHSTAIEAVVWTVPCIIIAILATITWKTTHQLDPYKPLAHHAKPITIQAVSMDWKWVFIYPEYGVASVNELAFPANVPVNFQITSDSVMNAFFIPQLGSQIYAMAGMETKLHLIANEPGIYAGLSSNYSGAGFSDMHFNAIATSQQGFADWIDKAKASQLSLDEHAYHALTQASEKVPVTYYTHVKPGLFNDIIAQYMGEMQMDKLGAEPAQASVIPSHNDHAKAAE, encoded by the coding sequence GTGAACAAGTGTTCCCTCGTCTCCGCCTTGCGCTGGTCATGCGCAGGTTTGGCCGTGTTTCTCAGCGGCTGCAACTTGGAAGTCCTGTCACCGAAAGGTGACGTGGGCATGCAGGAAAAGTCGCTGATCCTGATCGCCACGGGCTTGATGCTGTTGGTCGTGATCCCGGTCATTGCGATGACCCTGATCTTTGCTTGGCGCTATCGAGCTTCCAACACCAAAGCCACCTACGCACCGAAGTGGTCGCATTCGACCGCCATCGAAGCAGTAGTATGGACCGTCCCGTGCATCATCATCGCGATCCTCGCGACGATCACCTGGAAGACCACGCACCAGCTCGATCCGTACAAACCACTGGCGCACCATGCCAAACCCATCACCATCCAAGCCGTATCCATGGACTGGAAGTGGGTGTTTATATATCCGGAATATGGTGTAGCCAGCGTCAACGAACTCGCTTTCCCGGCCAATGTGCCGGTGAACTTCCAGATCACCTCCGATTCGGTGATGAACGCCTTCTTCATCCCGCAGCTTGGCAGTCAGATCTACGCGATGGCAGGCATGGAAACCAAGCTGCACCTGATTGCGAACGAGCCAGGCATCTACGCCGGCCTTTCCAGCAATTACAGCGGCGCGGGCTTCTCCGACATGCATTTCAATGCAATCGCTACGTCACAACAGGGTTTCGCGGACTGGATCGACAAGGCCAAGGCTAGCCAGCTCAGCCTGGATGAGCATGCCTACCACGCGCTGACCCAGGCGAGCGAGAAAGTGCCAGTAACGTACTACACCCACGTCAAGCCGGGTTTGTTCAACGACATCATTGCCCAGTACATGGGCGAGATGCAGATGGACAAGCTCGGCGCCGAGCCTGCGCAGGCCAGCGTCATCCCCTCGCATAACGATCACGCCAAGGCTGCGGAGTAG